A single window of Dermochelys coriacea isolate rDerCor1 chromosome 2, rDerCor1.pri.v4, whole genome shotgun sequence DNA harbors:
- the ABCB8 gene encoding mitochondrial potassium channel ATP-binding subunit isoform X6 encodes MLLGELVNVVARCTQQRVGNYLREMRRPAFRLLLLYSLQGLLTFSYIVLLARVGERVAGSMRKALFASLLRQDMAFFDANQTGQLVNRLTTDIQEFKSSFKLVISQGLRSVTQTVGCFAALYLLSPKLTGLLLVVMPSLVGAGALIGSVLRSLSRQAQEQVGKATGVADEVLGNVRTVRAFAMEDTELALYCHEVDRSSRLNEKLGRGIAVFQGLSNVVLNCIVLGTVFVGGSLMAGEELLPGDLMSFMVASQTVQRSMANISVLFGQVVRGLSAGARVFELMTLEPTVSLSGGDRIPSHSLLGHICFQDVCFSYPTRPSCPVLRNFSLTLPPRKTVAIVGESGGGKSTVAALLERFYEPTRGAITLDGRELCTLDPSWLRGQVIGFISQEPALFGTTILENIRFGKPSATDAEVYAAAQLANADSFIRSFPQGYGTIVGERGVMLSGGQKQRVAIARALLKNPSVLILDEATSALDTESEQVVQEALERAMAGRTVLVIAHRLSTIQGADLIVVLARGCVAEAGTHAELLRRSGLYAELIRRQAMEQP; translated from the exons ATGCTCCTGGGGGAGCTGGTGAATGTGGTGGCACGCTGCACCCAGCAGCGGGTTGGGAACTACCTGCGTGAGATGCGCCGGCCTGCCTTCCGCCTGCTCCTGCTCTACAGCCtgcag GGGCTGCTGACCTTCAGCTACATCGTGCTGCTGGCTCGGGTTGGGGAGCGGGTGGCCGGCAGCATGCGCAAGGCCCTCTTCGCATCCCTGCTGCG aCAGGACATGGCGTTCTTTGATGCCAACCAGACGGGGCAGCTGGTGAATCGGCTCACAACCGATATCCAGGAGTTCAAATCCTCCTTCAAACTCGTCATCTCCCAG GGTCTGCGCAGTGTCACGCAAACTGTGGGCTGCTTCGCCGCGCTCTACCTGCTCTCGCCCAAGCTGACCGGGCTGCTCCTGGTGGTGATGCCCAGCTTGGTGGGCGCCGGTGCCCTGATCGGCTCTGTCCTGCGCAGCCTCTCCCGCCAGGCCCAAGAGCAG GTGGGCAAGGCTACGGGGGTGGCAGATGAGGTGCTGGGAAACGTGCGGACTGTGCGGGCCTTTGCCATGGAGGACACAGAGCTGGC CCTGTACTGCCACGAGGTGGATCGGTCGAGCCGGCTGAACGAGAAGTTGGGCAGGGGCATCGCTGTCTTCCAGGGGCTGTCCAACGTGGTGCTGAACT GTATTGTGCTGGGCACCGTCTTTGTGGGGGGCTCCCTCATGGCTGGGGAGGAGCTCTTGCCTGGAGACCTCATGTCCTTCATGGTGGCTTCGCAGACAGTGCAAAG GTCCATGGCCAACATCTCCGTCCTGTTTGGACAG GTCGTGCGAGGCCTCAGCGCTGGAGCCCGTGTCTTTGAGCTCATGACCCTGGAGCCGACTGTGTCCCTGTCCGGGGGGGACCGGATCCCCAGCCACTCCCTGCTCGGCCACATCTGCTTCCAGGACGTCTGCTTCAG TTACCCCACGCGCCCCAGCTGCCCGGTGCTACGGAACTTCAGCCTCACCCTACCCCCTCGCAAGACAGTGGCCATCGTGGGCGAGTCGGGAGGAG GGAAGTCGACGGTGGCGGCACTGCTGGAGCGTTTCTATGAACCCACGCGGGGGGCCATCACGCTGGACGGACGGGAGCTCTGCACCCTGGACCCCTCATGGCTACGGGGGCAGGTCATTGGCTTCATCAGCCAG gagcctgCGCTCTTTGGAACGACCATCCTGGAGAACATCCGCTTTGGCAAGCCCAGCGCGACCGACGCCGAGGTCTACGCCGCGGCCCAGCTGGCCAACGCCGACAGCTTCATCCGCAGCTTCCCCCAGGGCTATGGCACCATCGTGG GTGAGCGCGGCGTGATGCTGTCGGGGGGCCAGAAGCAGCGTGTGGCCATCGCCCGGGCCCTCCTTAAGAACCCGTCGGTGCTGATCCTGGACGAGGCCACGAGCGCACTGGACACAGAGTCGGAGCAGGtggtgcaggaggcactggagcgGGCCATGGCTGGCCGCACTGTGCTGGTCATCGCCCACCGGCTCAGCACCATCCAGGGCGCCGACCTCATCGTGGTGCTGGCCCGGGGCTGCGTGGCTGAG GCGGGGACTCATGCAGAGCTGCTACGCCGGAGTGGGCTGTATGCTGAGCTCATccgcagacaggccatggagcaGCCCTGA
- the ABCB8 gene encoding mitochondrial potassium channel ATP-binding subunit isoform X7: MFYGLLTFSYIVLLARVGERVAGSMRKALFASLLRQDMAFFDANQTGQLVNRLTTDIQEFKSSFKLVISQGLRSVTQTVGCFAALYLLSPKLTGLLLVVMPSLVGAGALIGSVLRSLSRQAQEQVGKATGVADEVLGNVRTVRAFAMEDTELALYCHEVDRSSRLNEKLGRGIAVFQGLSNVVLNCIVLGTVFVGGSLMAGEELLPGDLMSFMVASQTVQRSMANISVLFGQVVRGLSAGARVFELMTLEPTVSLSGGDRIPSHSLLGHICFQDVCFSYPTRPSCPVLRNFSLTLPPRKTVAIVGESGGGKSTVAALLERFYEPTRGAITLDGRELCTLDPSWLRGQVIGFISQEPALFGTTILENIRFGKPSATDAEVYAAAQLANADSFIRSFPQGYGTIVGERGVMLSGGQKQRVAIARALLKNPSVLILDEATSALDTESEQVVQEALERAMAGRTVLVIAHRLSTIQGADLIVVLARGCVAEAGTHAELLRRSGLYAELIRRQAMEQP; encoded by the exons ATGTTTTAT GGGCTGCTGACCTTCAGCTACATCGTGCTGCTGGCTCGGGTTGGGGAGCGGGTGGCCGGCAGCATGCGCAAGGCCCTCTTCGCATCCCTGCTGCG aCAGGACATGGCGTTCTTTGATGCCAACCAGACGGGGCAGCTGGTGAATCGGCTCACAACCGATATCCAGGAGTTCAAATCCTCCTTCAAACTCGTCATCTCCCAG GGTCTGCGCAGTGTCACGCAAACTGTGGGCTGCTTCGCCGCGCTCTACCTGCTCTCGCCCAAGCTGACCGGGCTGCTCCTGGTGGTGATGCCCAGCTTGGTGGGCGCCGGTGCCCTGATCGGCTCTGTCCTGCGCAGCCTCTCCCGCCAGGCCCAAGAGCAG GTGGGCAAGGCTACGGGGGTGGCAGATGAGGTGCTGGGAAACGTGCGGACTGTGCGGGCCTTTGCCATGGAGGACACAGAGCTGGC CCTGTACTGCCACGAGGTGGATCGGTCGAGCCGGCTGAACGAGAAGTTGGGCAGGGGCATCGCTGTCTTCCAGGGGCTGTCCAACGTGGTGCTGAACT GTATTGTGCTGGGCACCGTCTTTGTGGGGGGCTCCCTCATGGCTGGGGAGGAGCTCTTGCCTGGAGACCTCATGTCCTTCATGGTGGCTTCGCAGACAGTGCAAAG GTCCATGGCCAACATCTCCGTCCTGTTTGGACAG GTCGTGCGAGGCCTCAGCGCTGGAGCCCGTGTCTTTGAGCTCATGACCCTGGAGCCGACTGTGTCCCTGTCCGGGGGGGACCGGATCCCCAGCCACTCCCTGCTCGGCCACATCTGCTTCCAGGACGTCTGCTTCAG TTACCCCACGCGCCCCAGCTGCCCGGTGCTACGGAACTTCAGCCTCACCCTACCCCCTCGCAAGACAGTGGCCATCGTGGGCGAGTCGGGAGGAG GGAAGTCGACGGTGGCGGCACTGCTGGAGCGTTTCTATGAACCCACGCGGGGGGCCATCACGCTGGACGGACGGGAGCTCTGCACCCTGGACCCCTCATGGCTACGGGGGCAGGTCATTGGCTTCATCAGCCAG gagcctgCGCTCTTTGGAACGACCATCCTGGAGAACATCCGCTTTGGCAAGCCCAGCGCGACCGACGCCGAGGTCTACGCCGCGGCCCAGCTGGCCAACGCCGACAGCTTCATCCGCAGCTTCCCCCAGGGCTATGGCACCATCGTGG GTGAGCGCGGCGTGATGCTGTCGGGGGGCCAGAAGCAGCGTGTGGCCATCGCCCGGGCCCTCCTTAAGAACCCGTCGGTGCTGATCCTGGACGAGGCCACGAGCGCACTGGACACAGAGTCGGAGCAGGtggtgcaggaggcactggagcgGGCCATGGCTGGCCGCACTGTGCTGGTCATCGCCCACCGGCTCAGCACCATCCAGGGCGCCGACCTCATCGTGGTGCTGGCCCGGGGCTGCGTGGCTGAG GCGGGGACTCATGCAGAGCTGCTACGCCGGAGTGGGCTGTATGCTGAGCTCATccgcagacaggccatggagcaGCCCTGA